The following proteins come from a genomic window of Micromonospora zamorensis:
- a CDS encoding DUF6232 family protein, whose translation MNREGAGTTPPRTVPGARSTLLYARPGIIVTVDRFTAGRTSYQVADLTHLRTTRGPHDRIAVRAVVITASMLGGVGLLLGFTGGLHRLTAGAYLILGAVFLLPAALALVGDRWRPPPYELWGWYRGTEMLLFTADDERQFGQVTRALLRAREVNRYGGWVDPLASADPWRPSR comes from the coding sequence GTGAATCGTGAAGGCGCAGGAACGACGCCGCCGCGAACGGTGCCGGGCGCCCGGTCGACCCTGCTGTACGCACGGCCCGGCATCATCGTGACCGTCGACCGGTTCACCGCCGGTCGAACCAGCTACCAGGTCGCCGACCTGACCCATCTGCGGACCACCCGGGGCCCGCACGACCGGATCGCCGTGCGGGCCGTGGTCATCACCGCCAGCATGCTCGGCGGTGTCGGGCTGTTGCTCGGCTTCACCGGAGGTCTGCACCGCCTGACCGCCGGGGCGTACCTCATCCTGGGTGCGGTGTTCCTGCTTCCGGCCGCGCTCGCCCTGGTGGGCGATCGCTGGCGCCCACCGCCCTACGAGCTGTGGGGGTGGTACCGGGGAACGGAGATGCTGCTGTTCACCGCCGACGACGAACGGCAGTTCGGCCAGGTCACGCGGGCACTGTTACGGGCCCGGGAAGTCAACCGGTACGGCGGCTGGGTCGATCCGCTCGCGTCGGCCGACCCGTGGCGACCCAGTCGTTGA
- a CDS encoding NAD-dependent epimerase/dehydratase family protein, with protein MRILILGGTRFLGRAVAQLALDQGDDVTCAARGVSGVVPAGARFVPVDRDDPDALVPLADDGFDAVVDVTRQVSHARHALSALADQVGHWSFVSTISVYADNTTPGQTAADAPVLPAAPADVDGPVGPDHRWYGECKVSIEQAVRERVGVDRSFICRAGLIVGAEDPSDRFPYWVRRLSAGGEVLAPGQPTDRVQFVDVADLAGWLLHAAGTRLSGTYDGIGPAMTRADLLAGVAAGLDAPEPVLTWVDQEFLASHDVREWSGERALPLWVRLPESGGLMDRDARPALDAGLTVRPLPDTVRATASWMAAQPAAVRQGGLDPADEAAVLREWQAVRDR; from the coding sequence ATGCGGATCCTCATTCTCGGTGGCACCCGGTTCCTCGGTCGGGCGGTGGCGCAGCTCGCCCTCGACCAGGGCGACGACGTGACCTGCGCGGCCCGGGGCGTCTCCGGCGTCGTGCCGGCCGGGGCCCGGTTCGTGCCGGTCGACCGCGACGACCCGGACGCCCTGGTGCCGCTCGCCGACGACGGCTTCGACGCCGTGGTCGACGTGACCCGCCAGGTCAGTCACGCGCGGCACGCGCTCTCCGCACTTGCCGACCAGGTGGGCCACTGGTCCTTCGTGTCGACGATCTCGGTGTACGCGGACAACACCACCCCCGGCCAGACCGCCGCGGACGCACCGGTGCTGCCGGCCGCCCCGGCGGACGTGGACGGTCCGGTCGGCCCGGACCACCGTTGGTACGGCGAGTGCAAGGTGAGCATCGAGCAGGCGGTCCGGGAGCGGGTGGGCGTGGACCGCTCGTTCATCTGCCGAGCGGGCCTGATCGTCGGTGCCGAGGACCCGAGCGACCGCTTTCCGTACTGGGTGCGGCGCCTGTCGGCCGGCGGAGAGGTTCTCGCGCCCGGGCAGCCGACCGACCGGGTGCAGTTCGTGGACGTCGCCGATCTGGCGGGTTGGTTGCTGCACGCCGCCGGCACCCGCCTCAGCGGCACGTACGACGGCATCGGGCCGGCGATGACACGGGCGGACCTGCTGGCCGGGGTGGCGGCCGGGCTGGACGCACCGGAGCCCGTCCTGACCTGGGTGGATCAGGAGTTCCTGGCGTCCCACGACGTTCGCGAGTGGTCGGGGGAGCGGGCGCTGCCGCTGTGGGTGCGACTGCCGGAGTCCGGCGGCCTGATGGACCGCGACGCCCGACCGGCTCTGGACGCCGGGCTGACGGTCCGTCCGTTGCCTGACACCGTTCGGGCGACTGCGTCCTGGATGGCAGCGCAGCCGGCCGCCGTACGGCAGGGTGGTCTCGACCCGGCGGATGAGGCGGCGGTCCTGCGGGAGTGGCAGGCTGTGCGGGACCGGTGA
- a CDS encoding metallophosphoesterase family protein: MVIRIAAVGDVHLDEDVVGRFRPALEELPECADVLLLAGDLTRHGTEAEARCVAEEFGGLAVPVVTVLGNHDHQCDQVPQVVKVLEDAGITVLEGNGVVLDCAGGRLGIAGVKGFGGGFAGRCASDFGEPEMKAFVRTTNESAEALGTALRSLDCDMLVALTHYSPVPDTLAGEPLEIYPFLGSYQLGQAIDSAPTALALHGHAHAGTERGTTPGGVRVRNVAHPVIKQAYSVFHVGDQLDTDQVSPIGQSGSQRSWS, encoded by the coding sequence ATGGTGATCCGGATCGCCGCCGTGGGCGACGTACATCTGGACGAGGACGTGGTCGGCCGGTTCCGTCCCGCGTTGGAGGAGTTGCCGGAGTGCGCTGACGTGCTGCTGCTGGCCGGGGACCTGACCCGGCACGGCACCGAGGCCGAGGCGCGCTGCGTGGCGGAGGAGTTCGGTGGGTTGGCCGTGCCGGTGGTGACCGTGCTGGGCAACCACGACCACCAGTGTGACCAGGTGCCGCAGGTGGTGAAGGTCCTCGAGGACGCGGGCATCACCGTGCTGGAAGGCAACGGCGTCGTGCTGGACTGCGCGGGCGGTCGGCTCGGCATCGCCGGCGTCAAGGGCTTCGGCGGCGGGTTCGCCGGGCGGTGCGCCAGCGACTTCGGCGAGCCGGAGATGAAGGCGTTCGTCCGGACCACCAACGAGAGCGCCGAGGCTCTCGGCACGGCGCTCCGTTCGCTGGACTGCGACATGCTGGTCGCGCTCACCCACTACTCCCCGGTGCCGGACACGCTGGCTGGTGAACCGCTGGAGATCTACCCGTTCCTCGGCTCGTACCAGTTGGGGCAGGCGATCGACTCGGCACCCACGGCGCTGGCCCTGCACGGGCACGCGCACGCCGGCACCGAGCGCGGCACGACCCCCGGCGGCGTACGCGTCCGCAACGTCGCCCACCCGGTGATCAAGCAGGCGTACAGCGTCTTCCACGTCGGCGATCAACTCGACACCGACCAGGTTTCCCCGATCGGCCAGTCGGGTAGTCAGAGGTCATGGAGCTGA
- a CDS encoding DUF3817 domain-containing protein: MGAALTRYRVIAWIVGVVLIMLVVIGMPLKYVFDNAVVVETIGPAHGFLYMIYLVAAFDLSRRADWPLKRMLLVMLAGTVPFVSFYAERRVSSWLAAPQEQRAPEPVAR; encoded by the coding sequence GTGGGCGCTGCCCTTACCCGGTACCGCGTGATCGCCTGGATCGTGGGCGTGGTGCTGATCATGCTGGTCGTGATCGGCATGCCCCTGAAGTACGTGTTCGACAACGCGGTAGTGGTCGAGACGATCGGGCCGGCGCACGGCTTCCTCTACATGATCTATCTGGTGGCCGCGTTCGACCTGAGCCGCCGCGCGGACTGGCCGCTGAAGCGGATGCTGCTCGTGATGCTGGCCGGCACTGTGCCGTTCGTCTCGTTCTACGCCGAGCGCCGGGTCAGCTCCTGGCTGGCCGCGCCGCAGGAGCAGCGGGCTCCGGAGCCGGTCGCCCGCTGA
- a CDS encoding TspO/MBR family protein, translated as METSQDASRTSGRRRWWALVGFAAAVFVAAAIGGLGVQGTTGEYASLQQPSWAPPSWLFGPVWSLLYALIAVAAWLVWQRVGFGPALWAWTAQLVLNAIWTPLFFGAGQYGLAFAEIVVMWLAIGLTVVLFARVSRVAAALLLPYWAWVTFAAALNLSIWQLNS; from the coding sequence ATGGAGACATCCCAGGACGCGTCGAGGACCTCCGGCCGGCGGCGGTGGTGGGCTCTCGTGGGCTTCGCGGCGGCCGTCTTCGTCGCGGCCGCGATCGGCGGTCTGGGGGTGCAGGGCACCACCGGCGAGTACGCGAGCCTCCAGCAGCCCAGCTGGGCACCGCCCTCATGGCTGTTCGGCCCGGTCTGGTCGCTGCTCTACGCACTGATCGCGGTGGCCGCCTGGCTGGTGTGGCAGCGGGTCGGCTTCGGCCCCGCCCTCTGGGCGTGGACCGCCCAACTGGTGCTCAACGCCATCTGGACCCCGCTGTTCTTCGGCGCGGGGCAGTACGGGCTGGCGTTCGCCGAGATCGTGGTGATGTGGTTGGCGATCGGGCTCACCGTGGTGCTGTTCGCCAGGGTGTCGCGGGTGGCGGCGGCGCTGCTGCTGCCCTACTGGGCCTGGGTCACCTTCGCCGCCGCCCTGAACCTGTCGATCTGGCAGCTGAACTCCTGA
- a CDS encoding C40 family peptidase gives MSSLRNLLRTVALAGMSAALIAPTAVARAEPSPADLTRRIETSSTELERVVESYNKLREEIKTNEAAVSRLQARIGPLEEQAKQSQADVAKLASTAYKTGGLRTADALLRAEGATALLDRLGTLDQLTRQRQESISGYTADQRRLLDEKSRLDATLTRQAAQARELAAGKKQIEQDLARLYELREQAYGAATERPEPKAAVTEARNVPAVAGDAGAAVRYAFGALGKPYVWAADGPNGYDCSGLTSAAWRAAGKSLPHNTRMQWSAVAHIGRGDLRPGDLVFYSGLGHVALYVGDGQVIDAPSAGRNVLKRGMNMMPIQGYGRVR, from the coding sequence TTGTCATCCCTGAGAAACCTGCTGCGCACCGTGGCGCTGGCCGGCATGTCGGCCGCGCTGATCGCCCCGACGGCGGTGGCTCGCGCCGAGCCGTCCCCCGCCGACCTGACCCGCCGGATCGAGACGTCCTCGACCGAGTTGGAGCGGGTCGTCGAGTCGTACAACAAGCTGCGTGAGGAGATCAAGACCAACGAGGCCGCAGTGTCCCGATTACAGGCCCGCATCGGCCCACTCGAAGAGCAGGCCAAGCAGAGCCAGGCCGACGTGGCCAAACTGGCCAGCACCGCGTACAAGACCGGCGGCCTGCGGACCGCGGACGCCCTGCTGCGCGCCGAGGGTGCCACCGCGCTGCTGGACCGCCTCGGCACGCTCGACCAACTGACCCGCCAGCGGCAGGAGAGCATCTCCGGCTACACCGCTGACCAGCGGCGGCTGCTCGACGAGAAGTCCCGCCTGGACGCGACACTCACCCGGCAGGCCGCACAGGCCCGTGAACTCGCGGCGGGCAAGAAGCAGATCGAGCAGGACCTGGCCAGACTGTACGAGCTGCGCGAGCAGGCGTACGGGGCGGCCACCGAGCGACCCGAACCCAAGGCCGCGGTGACCGAGGCCAGGAACGTGCCCGCGGTGGCAGGTGACGCCGGGGCCGCGGTGCGCTACGCGTTCGGCGCGCTGGGCAAGCCGTACGTCTGGGCAGCCGACGGGCCCAACGGCTACGACTGTTCCGGGCTCACCTCGGCGGCCTGGCGGGCGGCCGGAAAGTCGCTGCCACACAACACCCGGATGCAGTGGAGTGCCGTCGCGCACATCGGCCGGGGCGACCTACGCCCAGGCGACCTGGTGTTCTACAGCGGGCTCGGGCATGTCGCCCTCTACGTGGGCGACGGCCAGGTGATCGACGCGCCGAGCGCCGGTCGCAACGTGCTCAAGCGGGGCATGAACATGATGCCCATCCAGGGCTACGGTCGGGTCCGCTAG
- a CDS encoding nucleotidyltransferase — protein sequence MAERGDESLVHTLKKVAAVLKQSEIPFALGGSFAVYAHGGHSSEHDVDFLIREVDVEKALEALVAAGFVAERPPEDWLVKVFDDGRMVDLIHRPIETPVTEETFADTVIRPVDAIQMPVLSASQLMVHKLLSFSQHYCDFARGLPLARSLREQIDWERVRKETEHSPYAEAFLVLLDRLEVVPAAGTPTGEGTS from the coding sequence ATGGCTGAGCGCGGAGACGAGAGTCTGGTGCACACCCTCAAGAAGGTCGCCGCCGTGCTCAAGCAGTCCGAGATCCCGTTCGCCCTGGGCGGCAGCTTCGCCGTCTACGCCCACGGGGGCCACTCCAGCGAGCACGACGTCGACTTCCTGATCCGGGAGGTCGACGTGGAGAAGGCACTGGAGGCCCTGGTCGCCGCCGGGTTCGTCGCCGAGCGCCCCCCGGAGGACTGGCTGGTCAAGGTCTTCGACGACGGCCGGATGGTGGATCTGATCCACCGGCCGATCGAGACACCGGTGACGGAGGAGACGTTCGCCGACACGGTCATCCGGCCGGTGGACGCGATCCAGATGCCGGTCCTGTCCGCCTCCCAGCTGATGGTGCACAAACTGCTCAGCTTCTCCCAGCACTACTGCGACTTCGCCCGCGGCCTGCCGCTGGCCCGCTCCCTGCGGGAGCAGATCGACTGGGAGCGGGTACGCAAGGAGACGGAGCACTCGCCGTACGCCGAGGCGTTCCTGGTGCTGCTGGACCGGCTGGAGGTGGTGCCGGCCGCCGGCACCCCGACCGGAGAGGGGACATCGTGA
- a CDS encoding M23 family metallopeptidase has protein sequence MRKRWISLLVAGVLVGGVLAPASPALAAPTFKVPFPCGQSWSGQTRSGHSPANAVDFNRTDDQGDPVVASAPGTVDRVTDLGGTSYGKYVRINHGGGYSTYYAHLNGFNVSVGQTVGYGKVLGWVGTTGGSTGPHLHYEQRLDGADIKVRFNGTLALYWGTKTYTSNNGCSSGGGNGTVDTSGTPLTVRSGPGTGYASVGTVADGTRVTIACQTSGTTVTGTYGTSSIWDRIGSGRFIADAYVYTGSDGYIPGVPRC, from the coding sequence ATGCGAAAGCGGTGGATCAGCCTGCTGGTGGCGGGTGTGCTCGTCGGAGGAGTCCTGGCACCGGCCAGCCCGGCGCTGGCCGCGCCGACCTTCAAGGTGCCGTTCCCGTGCGGCCAGTCCTGGTCCGGGCAGACCCGATCGGGTCACAGCCCGGCGAACGCCGTCGACTTCAACCGCACCGACGATCAGGGCGACCCGGTGGTGGCGAGCGCGCCCGGCACCGTCGACCGCGTGACCGACCTCGGTGGCACCAGCTACGGCAAATACGTCCGGATCAACCACGGGGGCGGTTACAGCACCTACTACGCCCACCTCAACGGCTTCAACGTCTCCGTCGGGCAGACGGTCGGCTACGGCAAGGTGCTCGGCTGGGTCGGCACCACCGGCGGGTCGACCGGCCCGCACCTGCACTACGAGCAGCGCCTCGACGGCGCCGACATCAAGGTGCGCTTCAACGGCACCCTCGCGCTGTACTGGGGCACCAAGACCTACACCAGCAACAACGGGTGCTCCTCGGGCGGCGGCAACGGCACTGTCGACACCAGCGGCACCCCGCTGACCGTCCGCTCCGGCCCCGGCACCGGGTACGCCTCGGTGGGCACTGTCGCCGACGGCACGCGGGTGACCATCGCCTGCCAGACCAGCGGCACCACGGTCACCGGCACGTACGGCACCAGCTCGATCTGGGACCGGATCGGCAGCGGCCGGTTCATCGCCGACGCGTACGTGTACACCGGGTCCGACGGATACATCCCCGGCGTGCCCCGCTGCTGA
- a CDS encoding sigma-70 family RNA polymerase sigma factor: MARNRATGASEGTVGNVDKNIGMRTDEVAEERDLVGVYLHEISRTPLLDAAKEVDLSKAIEAGLYAEHLLGEDALPAGVDRADLEWLVVEGERAKDLFIRANLRLVVSIARRYVRSGMPMLDLIQEGNTGLVRAVEKFDYERGYKFSTYATWWIRQAISRAIAQQERTVRLPVHLVEDVNRMRNVARQLTRELGADPEPEQIAAALGVTVERVNELRRWSQDTVSLDTPVGDDGDTKLGDLVADSDAPSPEDIVLSGLERQRIEGLLNHLDDRSAGIMRARYGLEDGREHSLTEVASRFSLSRERIRQLEIQALGRLRELARAEGLQAA, translated from the coding sequence ATGGCAAGGAACCGGGCAACCGGCGCGAGCGAGGGGACCGTGGGCAACGTGGACAAGAACATCGGCATGCGAACCGACGAGGTTGCCGAGGAGCGCGACCTGGTCGGCGTCTACCTGCACGAGATCTCCCGGACGCCACTGCTGGACGCCGCCAAGGAGGTCGATCTCTCCAAGGCGATCGAGGCGGGCCTCTACGCCGAGCACCTGCTCGGTGAGGACGCCCTCCCCGCCGGTGTCGACCGGGCCGACCTGGAGTGGCTGGTCGTCGAGGGAGAGCGGGCGAAGGACCTCTTCATCCGCGCCAACCTCCGACTGGTCGTATCGATCGCCCGCCGCTACGTGCGCTCGGGCATGCCCATGCTGGACCTGATCCAGGAGGGCAACACCGGCCTGGTCCGGGCGGTCGAGAAGTTCGACTACGAGCGTGGTTACAAGTTCTCCACCTACGCGACCTGGTGGATTCGCCAGGCGATCAGCCGGGCGATCGCCCAGCAGGAGCGCACCGTCCGTCTGCCGGTGCACCTGGTGGAGGACGTCAACCGGATGCGCAACGTGGCCCGGCAGCTGACCCGTGAGCTGGGCGCCGACCCGGAGCCGGAGCAGATCGCCGCCGCCCTCGGCGTCACCGTCGAGCGGGTCAACGAGCTGCGCCGCTGGTCGCAGGACACCGTCTCGCTGGACACCCCGGTGGGCGACGACGGTGACACCAAGCTCGGCGACCTGGTCGCCGACAGTGACGCTCCGTCGCCGGAGGACATCGTCCTCAGCGGTCTGGAGCGGCAGCGCATCGAGGGCCTGCTCAACCACCTCGACGACCGGTCGGCGGGCATCATGCGGGCCCGCTACGGCCTGGAGGACGGCCGGGAGCACTCGCTCACCGAGGTCGCTTCCCGGTTCTCGCTCTCCCGCGAGCGGATCCGACAGTTGGAGATCCAGGCTCTCGGTCGGCTGCGTGAGCTGGCCCGGGCCGAAGGGCTGCAGGCAGCCTGA
- a CDS encoding MurR/RpiR family transcriptional regulator, with amino-acid sequence MAKSPKISASQEPGGLIVHISGLLPSLSPAEQRVARLVVSDPAAAARRTITDLATAAETSEATVIRFCRSVGMDGYPQLRIRLAAEAARRIEPPDARVVGGDIPPGADLAQIIATIAFNDARAVEETAEQLDPAVCEQVVEAISGAGRIDIYGAGASGFVASDFQQKLHRIGRIAFYFPDVHTALTSAALLGRGDVAIGISHTGTTSDVIEVLEQARTRGAVTVALTNFPRSPITDVADFVLTTAARETTYRSGATASRLAQLTVVDCLFVGVAARNRARARKALEATAEAVQSHRVGANRRRA; translated from the coding sequence GTGGCGAAGAGTCCGAAGATTTCTGCGAGTCAGGAGCCCGGTGGGCTGATCGTCCACATCAGCGGGCTGTTGCCGTCGCTGTCGCCCGCCGAGCAGCGGGTTGCCCGACTGGTCGTGTCCGATCCGGCCGCTGCGGCCCGGCGGACCATCACCGACCTCGCCACCGCAGCGGAGACATCCGAGGCGACCGTCATCCGGTTCTGCCGTTCGGTGGGCATGGACGGTTACCCGCAACTACGCATCCGCCTCGCCGCCGAGGCCGCTCGCCGGATCGAGCCGCCGGACGCCCGGGTGGTCGGTGGTGACATCCCGCCCGGCGCCGACCTCGCCCAGATCATCGCCACCATCGCGTTCAACGACGCCCGAGCGGTCGAGGAGACCGCCGAGCAGCTCGACCCCGCCGTCTGTGAGCAGGTGGTCGAGGCGATCAGTGGCGCCGGTCGGATCGACATCTACGGCGCCGGCGCCAGCGGCTTCGTCGCCTCCGACTTCCAGCAGAAGCTGCACCGCATCGGCCGGATCGCCTTCTACTTCCCGGACGTGCACACCGCGTTGACCTCGGCCGCCCTCCTCGGTCGGGGCGACGTGGCGATCGGCATCTCGCACACCGGCACCACCTCCGACGTGATCGAGGTGCTGGAGCAGGCCCGCACCCGGGGTGCCGTCACCGTGGCACTGACCAACTTCCCGCGTTCGCCGATCACCGACGTCGCGGACTTCGTGTTGACCACGGCGGCCCGCGAAACCACCTACCGCTCCGGCGCGACGGCCAGCCGGCTGGCCCAGCTCACCGTCGTCGACTGCCTCTTCGTGGGGGTGGCCGCCCGCAACCGGGCCCGGGCACGCAAGGCACTGGAGGCGACCGCTGAGGCGGTCCAGTCGCACCGGGTGGGTGCCAACCGGAGGCGGGCATGA
- a CDS encoding dTMP kinase — MRRRRARLRTVALIGIDGSGKTTQAHRLADALNAAGRPAKYRRNASGRRWLGRLANRLGRPDAQRLVGRDGVLAVESVLRWLAIAVALISCLLTGRTAVMDRYSACQYASIRAHGGQRWERFARAGYRLFPTPQVTFLLAVDPAEAYRRIEERGTDHETMGWLTAADTAYRALPEYPSFVLVDADRPAEEVTEQIQAHLETWLPAPSRAAPGEVPPLVTQARP, encoded by the coding sequence ATGCGACGACGCAGGGCCCGGTTGCGCACTGTCGCCCTCATCGGCATCGACGGCTCGGGCAAGACCACTCAGGCTCACCGACTGGCCGACGCGCTGAACGCGGCCGGCCGCCCCGCGAAATACCGCCGCAACGCCAGCGGCCGTCGTTGGCTCGGCCGGCTCGCCAACCGGCTCGGGCGGCCCGACGCCCAGCGGCTGGTCGGGCGCGACGGTGTGCTGGCGGTGGAGTCCGTGCTGCGCTGGCTCGCCATCGCCGTAGCCCTGATCAGCTGTCTGCTCACCGGCCGGACGGCGGTGATGGACCGTTACTCGGCCTGCCAGTACGCGAGCATCCGGGCCCACGGTGGGCAACGCTGGGAACGGTTCGCACGGGCCGGCTACCGGCTCTTTCCGACGCCGCAGGTGACCTTCCTGCTGGCCGTGGACCCGGCGGAGGCGTACCGGCGCATCGAGGAACGCGGCACCGACCACGAGACGATGGGCTGGCTGACCGCGGCGGACACCGCCTACCGGGCCCTGCCCGAATACCCGAGCTTCGTGCTGGTGGACGCGGACCGCCCGGCCGAGGAGGTCACCGAGCAGATCCAGGCGCACCTGGAGACCTGGCTGCCAGCGCCCTCCAGGGCGGCACCCGGTGAGGTGCCCCCGCTGGTAACTCAGGCCCGCCCGTAG
- a CDS encoding GPGG-motif small membrane protein, with translation MELILWILAVVLVVAGILALFRRQILWGIVLIVVGLLVGPGGVSIFN, from the coding sequence ATGGAGCTGATTCTCTGGATTCTCGCAGTCGTACTCGTGGTCGCCGGCATCCTCGCGCTGTTCCGCCGGCAGATCCTGTGGGGCATCGTCCTCATCGTTGTCGGGCTGTTGGTCGGCCCGGGTGGTGTCAGCATCTTCAATTAG
- the murQ gene encoding N-acetylmuramic acid 6-phosphate etherase — translation MTAGAVEPDEDVPAPPARPTVRVGAPTERRNPLSVDLDLMSTRDVLTVINEADRRVPAAVAAVLDEIATTVDLAVAALRGGHRVHYFGAGTSGRLGVLDAAELAPTFNSPRHWFCSHLAGGPDAMWRAVEDAEDDERGGAVEAAGCVRAGDLVVGLAASGRTPYVLGALASARAKGASTVLLCANPEAEAARSVDVFIGVDTGPEVVTGSTRMKAGTAQKLVLNTFSTAVMVRLGRVYSNLMIDMVATNAKLRGRMISILVEATGCSEQVSQQALSAADGDLKTALVSLVSGAEVDAARAALARSADQVRGALALLAS, via the coding sequence ATGACGGCAGGTGCGGTGGAGCCGGACGAGGACGTGCCAGCACCGCCCGCCCGCCCGACGGTCCGGGTGGGTGCGCCCACCGAGCGGCGCAACCCGCTCAGCGTCGACCTCGACCTGATGTCGACCCGGGACGTCCTCACCGTGATCAACGAGGCGGACCGGCGGGTGCCGGCCGCGGTCGCAGCGGTGCTCGACGAGATCGCCACCACCGTCGACCTGGCGGTTGCGGCCCTGCGCGGCGGTCACCGGGTGCACTACTTCGGCGCCGGCACGTCCGGCCGCCTGGGAGTGCTCGACGCGGCCGAGCTGGCGCCCACCTTCAACTCGCCCCGGCACTGGTTCTGCTCCCACCTCGCCGGTGGCCCGGACGCCATGTGGCGGGCCGTGGAGGACGCCGAGGACGACGAGCGGGGCGGCGCGGTCGAGGCGGCCGGTTGTGTGCGCGCCGGTGACCTGGTGGTCGGTCTGGCGGCCAGCGGACGCACCCCGTACGTCCTCGGGGCGCTCGCCTCGGCCCGGGCCAAGGGTGCTTCGACGGTGCTGCTCTGCGCCAATCCGGAGGCGGAGGCCGCTCGCTCGGTCGACGTGTTCATCGGGGTGGACACCGGACCCGAGGTGGTGACCGGGTCGACCCGGATGAAGGCGGGCACCGCACAGAAGTTGGTGCTCAACACGTTCTCGACCGCCGTCATGGTGCGTCTGGGCCGGGTCTACTCGAACCTCATGATCGATATGGTCGCCACCAACGCGAAGCTCCGGGGACGAATGATCTCGATTCTGGTCGAGGCCACCGGCTGCTCCGAGCAGGTCTCCCAGCAGGCCCTTTCCGCCGCCGACGGTGACCTGAAGACGGCGCTCGTCTCCCTGGTGTCCGGCGCCGAGGTGGACGCCGCCCGGGCCGCACTGGCCCGCTCCGCCGACCAGGTCCGCGGCGCCCTCGCCCTGCTCGCCTCCTGA
- a CDS encoding SDR family NAD(P)-dependent oxidoreductase codes for MAERSVLVTGGAGGLGGAAVAAFVEAGWRVVVPEREARPGSEPAAGVLRLVADLSDPADATRAVEAAAGDPAAPLRAVVNLVGGYASEGLVHETPIEVFERMLTVNLRPTYLVTQAALPHLVAAGGGAVVCVSARAAVAPFAGAAGYVTAKAGVLAFANAVAVEYRPRNVRCNTVLPSVIDTPANRAAQPDADHSRWVAPAEIASVIRFLASEESAPTSGATVPVYGRA; via the coding sequence ATGGCGGAGCGCAGCGTGTTGGTGACCGGAGGGGCTGGCGGGCTCGGCGGGGCGGCCGTCGCCGCGTTCGTCGAGGCGGGCTGGCGGGTGGTCGTACCGGAGCGGGAGGCCCGTCCCGGTTCGGAGCCGGCAGCGGGGGTGCTCCGGCTGGTCGCGGACCTCAGCGACCCGGCGGACGCGACGCGGGCGGTCGAGGCCGCCGCCGGCGACCCGGCGGCACCCCTGCGGGCCGTGGTCAACCTCGTCGGCGGGTACGCCAGCGAAGGTCTGGTGCACGAGACCCCGATCGAGGTCTTCGAGCGGATGCTCACCGTCAACCTGCGGCCCACCTACCTGGTCACCCAGGCCGCGTTGCCGCATCTGGTGGCGGCCGGTGGTGGCGCGGTGGTGTGCGTCTCGGCCCGCGCGGCGGTCGCCCCGTTCGCCGGCGCGGCCGGTTACGTGACGGCCAAGGCCGGGGTGCTGGCCTTCGCCAACGCGGTCGCGGTGGAATACCGGCCCCGCAACGTCCGCTGCAACACCGTGCTGCCCAGCGTCATCGACACCCCGGCCAACCGGGCCGCCCAGCCCGACGCCGACCACTCCCGTTGGGTCGCGCCGGCCGAGATCGCATCGGTGATCCGTTTCCTCGCGTCGGAGGAGTCGGCCCCGACCAGCGGTGCCACCGTTCCGGTCTACGGGCGGGCCTGA